From the genome of Geminocystis herdmanii PCC 6308, one region includes:
- a CDS encoding type II toxin-antitoxin system RelE/ParE family toxin → MTYKVKVSEDAQLDLDEAYQWYESQVNQLGSEFIRIVDNNLALIQKNPFAYPVIHNNIRRKLLPRFPYGLFYLIKDDMIFVLACFHVKRDPQQRKRRF, encoded by the coding sequence ATGACTTATAAAGTAAAAGTTTCAGAAGATGCACAATTGGATTTAGATGAGGCTTATCAGTGGTATGAATCACAAGTTAATCAATTAGGTTCAGAGTTTATCCGAATCGTAGATAATAATTTAGCTTTGATTCAAAAAAATCCTTTTGCTTATCCCGTTATTCATAATAATATTCGCCGTAAATTATTACCAAGATTTCCCTATGGCTTATTTTATTTAATTAAAGATGATATGATTTTTGTATTAGCTTGTTTTCATGTTAAACGAGATCCACAACAGAGAAAAAGACGTTTTTAA
- a CDS encoding addiction module protein — protein MNSLLSEQILPLTIAEKLKLIEDIWDSVIIYPEKIPLTQAQKEELDRRLEFYENLENQGESWEIVKEKIIKK, from the coding sequence ATGAACAGTCTATTATCTGAACAAATTTTACCATTAACTATTGCTGAAAAACTTAAATTAATAGAAGATATATGGGATAGTGTTATCATTTATCCTGAGAAAATTCCTTTAACTCAAGCTCAGAAAGAAGAATTAGATAGACGTTTAGAATTTTATGAAAATCTTGAAAATCAAGGTGAATCTTGGGAAATAGTTAAGGAAAAAATTATCAAAAAATGA